The following proteins are encoded in a genomic region of Corythoichthys intestinalis isolate RoL2023-P3 chromosome 5, ASM3026506v1, whole genome shotgun sequence:
- the kbtbd4 gene encoding kelch repeat and BTB domain-containing protein 4: protein MDSSEEGGLSVGGEENYFQGYTFTDRSHSSRVVKSIMDLCLGDGLFADVTITADGKEFHLHRLVLSAQSSFFRSMFTSNLKESYNRCIELKDVSASVFQLLVDYMYHGTIKLRVEDLQDTYEMADMYQLTALFEECSRFLSRTVEIKNCLQVMWLADRHSDQELYTSAKHCAKIHLAQLHLTEEFHNLPLCLLLDIIKDGVPTSQNPTMAIKSWINHNKVEREEFACVLQDNLKEIGESVHIYLIGKVDTRTHSLAVSLHCDEDDAITVCGQNSLCHQITAACKHGGDLYVVGGSIPRRMWKCNMRTMDWERCAPLPRDRLHHTMVSVTSEDAIYSLGGKTLKDSLSNAVIFYTVKDNMWTETSQLDTAVSGAAGVNLGGTIYLLGGEENDMDFFTKPSRLIQCFDTASQNCQVKPYVLPFAGRMHATVHMDVIFIVAEGDSLVCYNPLLESFTRLRFPEAWSCVPSLWKVASCNGCIYVFRDKCKKGDANTLKFNPATSVVSVITGLKILLTNWQFVLG, encoded by the exons ATGGATTCCAGTGAGGAGGGGGGCCTCAGTGTCGGGGGGGAGGAGAACTACTTCCAGGGCTACACCTTCACCGACCGCTCCCACTCTAGCCGGGTGGTGAAGAGCATAATGGATTTGTGCCTGGGAGACGGACTCTTTGCCGACGTCACCATTACGGCGGACGGCAAAGAGTTCCACCTCCATCGACTAGTGCTGTCGGCGCAGAGCAGCTTCTTTCGCTCCATGTTTACCTCCAACCTCAAAGAGTCCTATAATCGCTGTATTGAACTGAAGGATGTCAGCGCTTCTGTCTTCCAGCTGCTGGTTGACTACATGTACCACGGCACTATTAAATTGCGGGTGGAGGACCTGCAGGACACGTATGAGATGGCAGACATGTACCAATTAACCGCTCTCTTTGAGGAATGCTCTCGCTTTCTTTCACGGACCGTTGAGATTAAGAATTGTCTACAG GTCATGTGGCTCGCAGACAGACACAGTGACCAGGAGTTGTACACGTCTGCCAAACATTGTGCTAAAATCCACTTGGCCCAACTTCATCTCACTGAGGAATTCCACAATCTTCCACTTTGCCTGCTCTTGGACATTATCAAAG ATGGAGTTCCAACTTCCCAGAATCCAACTATGGCCATTAAGTCGTGGATTAATCACAATAAGGTGGAGAGAGAAGAGTTTGCTTGTGTTCTCCAAGATAATCTAAAG GAAATCGGTGAGAGCGTCCACATTTATCTGATTGGTAAAGTGGACACAAGGACACACTCACTAGCAGTTTCGCTTCACTGCGACGAGGATGACGCCATCACCGTTTGCGGTCAGAACAGTCTTTGCCACCAGATCACCGCCGCTTGCAAGCACGGTGGCGACCTCTATGTGGTGGGCGGCTCCATCCCGCGTCGCATGTGGAAGTGCAACATGCGCACCATGGACTGGGAGCGATGCGCGCCACTGCCGCGGGACCGCCTCCACCACACCATGGTGTCTGTCACGAGCGAGGATGCCATTTACTCTCTGGGCGGCAAGACGCTGAAGGACTCTCTCTCAAATGCCGTGATCTTCTACACAGTGAAGGACAACATGTGGACGGAGACTAGCCAGCTGGACACGGCGGTTTCAGGAGCTGCGGGCGTCAACTTGGGAGGGACCATCTACCTGCTCGGCGGCGAAGAGAACGACATGGACTTTTTCACCAAGCCCTCGCGGCTCATTCAATGCTTCGACACGGCGTCCCAGAACTGCCAGGTGAAACCGTACGTGCTGCCATTTGCCGGACGAATGCACGCCACGGTCCACATGGACGTCATTTTCATTGTGGCGGAAGGCGACTCGCTGGTTTGCTACAATCCTTTGCTAGAGAGCTTCACCCGCTTACGCTTCCCCGAAGCGTGGAGCTGCGTTCCCTCACTGTGGAAAGTGGCCAGCTGTAACGGCTGCATCTATGTTTTTCGGGACAAATGTAAGAAAGGCGACGCCAACACGTTAAAGTTCAATCCGGCGACATCGGTCGTCTCTGTTATCACAGGTCTAAAGATCCTCCTCACGAACTGGCAATTTGTCTTGGGCTAA
- the rapsn gene encoding 43 kDa receptor-associated protein of the synapse, which yields MNIFMRQLSTEMGQDQTKQQIEKGLKLYQSNQTDKALQVWTKVLEKTSDPGGKFRVLGCLITAHSEMGKYKDMLKYALDQIDTAREMEDPDYLTEGYLNLARSNEKLCDFHKTVSYCKTCLNMQGTTVSLQLNGQVCLSMGNAFLGLSLFQQALQSYEKALRYAHNNDDKMLECRVCCSLGNIYVHLKDYEKALFFPCKAAELVNDYGKGWSLKYRAMSQYHMSVAYRKLERLPDAMECCEESMKIALQHGDRPLQALCLQNFADIHRYRRDFDKAFPRYESALGIMTEIGNRLGQAHVHLAVAKCWLLLKEHVQALDSLERAQALADVMGNKLCTLKAHCLREGIYRSQGRQEELREQVVKFLQCVEELELYCGMCGESIGDRDQKLQALPCSHIFHLKCLQTNGTKGCPKCFKNSMKPGFV from the exons ATGAATATTTTTATGAGGCAACTCAGTACAGAAATGGGCCAGGACCAAACCAAGCAACAGATAGAGAAAGGACTGAAGTTGTACCAGTCCAACCAGACTGACAAAGCTTTGCAAGTGTGGACGAAAGTATTAGAGAAAACCTCCGATCCCGGTGGGAAGTTTCGGGTTTTGGGATGCTTGATCACTGCTCACTCGGAAATGGGGAAATATAAAGATATGCTCAAG TACGCCTTGGATCAGATCGACACAGCCAGAGAAATGGAAGACCCCGACTACCTGACCGAGGGCTACCTGAACTTGGCGCGCAGCAACGAGAAGCTGTGCGACTTCCACAAAACGGTCTCGTACTGTAAGACATGCTTGAATATGCAGGGCACCACAGTCAGCCTGCAGCTCAACGGTCAGGTATGTCTGAGCATGGGCAACGCCTTCCTGGGCCTTAGCCTCttccagcaagctctgcagagcTATGAAAAGGCCTTGCGCTACGCGCACAACAATGATGACAAGATGCTGGAGTGCAGAGTCTGCTGCAGTCTGGGAAATATTTACGTCCATCTGAAG GACTACGAGAAAGCCTTGTTCTTTCCATGCAAAGCAGCCGAGCTTGTCAATGACTACGGCAAAGGTTGGAGCCTTAAATATCGAGCCATGAGTCAGTACCATATGTCAGTGGCCTACAGGAAGCTGGAGCGCTTGCCGGATGCTATGGAATGCTGCGAG GAATCTATGAAAATTGCTCTGCAGCACGGTGACCGTCCTCTTCAGGCTCTGTGTTTGCAGAACTTTGCAGACATACACCGCTATCGGCGTGACTTTGAT AAAGCATTCCCTCGTTACGAGTCGGCATTGGGTATCATGACAGAGATTGGGAATCGACTCGGACAAGCCCATGTGCACCTGGCAGTGGCAAAGTGTTGGCTTCTGCTGAAGGAACATGTTCAG GCTCTGGATTCCTTAGAACGAGCACAGGCTTTGGCAGACGTGATGGGAAATAAG CTTTGCACGCTGAAGGCCCATTGCCTTAGGGAGGGCATCTACAGGAGCCAAGGAAGACAGGAGGAACTGCGCGAGCAAGTCGTAAAGTTCCTTCAGTGCGTGGAGGAGCTGGAGCTCTACTGCGGCATGTGCGGCGAGTCCATCGGGGACAGGGACCAAAAGCTGCAGGCCTTGCCCTGTTCCCACATTTTCCACCTCAA atgTCTGCAAACTAACGGGACAAAAGGATGTCCCAAGTGTTTTAAGAACTCCATGAAGCCAGGATTTGTGTGA